GATGTATTCTGCCCTGCCGGATTGGTCACTGTTAGCGTCACCGGATATGAACCTGCTGAACTGTATATCACGGATGGATTTTGTGCATTTGATACAGCAGGTGTACCGCCTTCAAACGTCCATAACCAGGAAGTCACAGATGCAGGTACCTGGCTGTTAAACTGAACTAAAGAAGGAAGACATATCTCGGTATTTGATGCCGAAAAAGATACATCCGGAATAACAAAAACATTAATTAAAGCAGAAAAACTATTTTCTCCACAATAATTTGTTGAAGTCAATTCAACCAAATACTGACCTTCTGATGTATAAATGTGACTTGGATTCATACCTTGACCCTGAAGCCCGTCCCCAAAATTCCATTGTAAATCAGCACCATTTAATACCTGCGATGTAAACTGTACTGTATATTCATCTATTAAGGATGTAAAAGCAACGGAAGGAATACTACTTACTTCTACATAGTTTTCCAAAAACAAAGTATCAGATCCAAAATTGTTTGAGGCAATTAAAGTTACGTTATAGTTTCCGGAAACAGCATATATTACATTGGGATTAGCAATCGTAGAAGTAGCTGGTGTTCCTCCTTCAAAAATCCATTGGATAGTAGAAGGTGAATTATTGGTTGTACTTTGATATTGGACAGTTCCACCTTCACAAATCTGATTATTTCCTGATATGACAAATGAAGCATGCGGAGCTAAAGAAATCGAAATTTCATATGTAACAGACCTGATCCCGCAGCCATTACTTGATATCAACTCTACATAATAAATACCTCCTGTTTGATAGGTATGTGAAGGATTCAAATCTGTACTGGTAGTATTATCCCCGAAATTCCACGTATAATTATTTGAATGTAATGATAAATTTTCGAAAGTAACCGTTCCGCCGTTTATGGTATAGCTAAAATCAGGTACCGGAAGTGGATTCACCGTAATAAAGGATGGAACTGTTTTGGTGTTGCTACCTGCCTGATTAGTCACTGTAAGGGCAACATTAAAAATACCGTGATTCAGATAGGTTACCTGAGGGTTATCAAAAATAGATGAAGCTGGATTGCCGCCTGGAAAATTCCATTGAAAAGTAACTGCATTACTCGATGATGTACTTTGAAACTGTACCGCACTTTCCTGACAAACCGTTGTAGGTGTTGCTGTAAAATCAGCAGTAGGATAAGTTAATACCACAACCTGTTGTGTAGAAGTAGCAATGCCACAGCTTCCTGTTATGGTTAATGTCACTGTATAAGTTCCGTCAGCTATATATGTATGTGATGGAAAAGGTAACGTACTGGTTGCTCCATCCCCAAAATTCCACAAATAAGACTGAGCTCCTGCCCCACTGTAATTAAAAAATACAGTTCGGTTTGTTAGATTAGTACTATAGAAAAATTCTGCAAAAGGTCCCGGACTGGTTGTAATGATATTATTCACCGTTTTGGTATTACTTCCTCCCGGTCCGGAAATAGTTAAGGTCGCCCCAAAGGTTCCTAAGACATTGTAAGTCACTAAAGGATTGGCCAATGTACTGGTGGATGGTGTACCGCCCGGAAAACTCCAGAGCCTGGTCGATGCGCCTGTAGATGCATCTGTATATTGAACCTGTCCGGGGATGCATTGAGAAATAACATTGTAAGTAAAATTTGCCAAAGGTGCCGATACAGGTGTACAGGTAGAAAGACATGAAGCACTGAGATATTCAGATTGAATGGCATTAATGGACAATGAAGACCAGGTTGTGGTGTTATTAACAGCCGGAGCCATGATAAAACCAGATCCGACGCCGTCGTGCTCAGCACTAAAATTGTGTCCAACTTCATGGGCCATCAACACTCTCTTAAAATTTGCATTGGAAGTAAAATCCTGAAGAACATTATACCTGAATGATGAACACAATACTCCTTGACCAAAAGCAATTCCAACTACATTATCATTTAAATTTCTCCTTGTCCATAAAGACGCCAGGTTATGTGTCTGATTTAGTCCTCCTCCGAGTGCCCAACTTCTGAAAGAAAACAAAAGTGTATTTGGGTCAGTACTAGTTGTCCACGGATCGCAGGTAGAGCAGGATGATATCCACTGCTGTTGCATCTGAAACTGGATTTCATCCGCAAATTCGTTGTCATAATTTCCTTGTACATTATTTAATACACCAATATTATGATTCTGTACACCTACAGCTCCTCCGTATTGAGTAAACATAGAAAAATCAGATGCAGTAGAGTATAATATGAGATAACAACCACCCGGCATCCTCTCGCCAGATGACTGATGACTTCTTTTTATTTTTTCAGTTTCTGACCTGACTTCTTCATAGCCGCATTTTTTTTCCAATCCGGGACGGATATCTTTTGCGCTATACAAGACGTATTCATCAGCTTTAGCGTTTTGAACAAAATGACTTACGGGCTCTATATTATAATATTCATTGCCCGCCATTATATATCCATAAATAAAATTGTGGTTGAAAGTCAGACTCACCTTACTTTCAGGCCTTCCGATGACATAACCCTTCATTGGAAGAGCACTAAACCCTCTGGTATGTTCGACACCATTTTCGGTAGCGATACTGGTAACATAATCCGGTCCTAATACACCGGAATTTTCAAGATAAAGATTCCAGACTCTTCCGTTTCCGAGATCAAGTGTATATTCATTATTCCTGTCTGCGGACTTAATCTGATTATAAATCATTGCTGAATTAATATTCAACACTTCGTAATCGGAAAATTGCTCTTCCAAAGCTTGGTATTCAATAATACTTTGAGAAGTCAAATAACCGGTTGAAAAAAACAATACGGCGATGAATATCCGTGTTATACGCAAGAATAGCTGCATTTTAAAGGTTGCTGTTAAGTTATAAAATAAGCGAAAACAATATTGCAAGGGATTGAACTGAAAAGAGGCACAAAATAGAAAAAATTTATAATCTATTAAAATTATTATTTAAAATAGATGCCAATTTCTTTTAATGTGTCTTTTGTACTACTAATCAAATCATATATATAAAAGATTCAAAAACCTTCATCTTTCAGTTAAAGCATTCATCTTTGAAAAGACACCAAAATGGCTATTAACCTCCATGTTTCTTTATGAATGTTGAAGTAATTTATTCATATCCAAATACTTGAAGTGAAACAAAACCATGAATTTCAACCGCTGGAGTTATTTATAAATGAATTAATATTCCTTTATTAAAAGCAAAAAGGAGCAGAAAATAGTCTCTGCCCCTTTTTTACGTAGAAATAAAAATCCTTTATCTTAACCCTGAATTGGTTATTTTTTAGATTTCATACTCCATTGTTTGATGGAGTCTTCATTCATTTTGATGTAATCCGCATTACCAGCTTCTTTTGACATAGCAAGAGATTTATTTGCTGTTTCAATAGCTCCTTTAAAATCTCCCAGATCCGCCTGAATCAATGATTTCTGACGTAAAACCCAAAATTTTTCATTACCCATTTCGATGGATTTATTCATCCATGCCAAAGATTGGTTCAAATCTTTTTTAGCTTCTCTGTAATATCTTGCTGCATTATAGTAATCTCCTGAAGTAGGACCTCCCATAACCTGTGCAATATTTGCAGAAACTTTTTTGTCTGTTGGTACTTCAACTTTGATGGCTACGTTAGTATTTTCCCACATCATTTCAAGATGAAAATAATCGTTGGTCAAATGTCCCACATTAATAGTGAAAGTTTCTATACTGTTCGCAAGTTTTGTTGGCGTTACCATTACTTTGGCAGCAACTTTTGCATCATCCCAATTTTCCGGAGTACCCCAGTTTTCAGTATCTGAATAAAAGTAAACTTCCCAACTTGCTGCTCCCGGCTTCGCAAAAATAGCATAGCTGCCTTTTTTAACTTCTGAATCACCTATTTTTACATCGTCGCTAAATGTAATCATAGAGTTTTTGTTTGCGCCTGTTCTCCACATTGTATTGTAAGGAACAAGATCACCGAATATTTTTCTACCATTCATACTAGGTCTTGAATATTCTAAATTAACAGTTGTAAGGCCCGCAGAATATTCCCCTTTAGCTAAAGGACTTGCAGCCGGAGTTTTAATCTGAGCAGACATGTTTAATGAACTTAAACTAAATATCACGAGGCAAAATAAAATTGAAATGTTCTTCATTTGATTTAAAATTTATGATTAAGAAATAAAAATTTGTTTTCACAAATGTAATGAATAAAAATTTTGGAAATTAGTTCACTACACACCTTAACATAATATTAATGAGTTTAAAATATTGTACAGAAAAGGTACTTTTACTCAATCAGATCAACAGGACAGTTAAGTTAAAAAAATTCATCTTGGTAAAGTTATCTTACTCATTCCCTGAATTTTTGGGTTCAACCGATATCACTTTTAATTTATCTCTTTCTGCTTTAAGCTTTGATTCTCTGGATTCTTTAAATTTTTTCACCAACAACTCAGTATCCAAAGGCTTTTTATTGATATGTCTGTGAAAAGTTATCAACATGAATTGCACCATATCATCATGATGAAACAATCCTTTTTCTCTCAGCAAATGCGAAAATCTGGACCCTTCTACAAAATTCCAGTTATACTCCATCCACCGACCAAGCCCAAAATGTAATTTTCTTGCAATTGTCTCTTCATCTGATGTCATTAATTTATTTCTGGCATCTGCATCAGTCAGTTTCATTAACTGTGACAGGGCATCATCAATGTCTCTTGGTATATATACTCCATACAATTTGGATTTTTTGATATTGCTTTGATACAGTGAATCTGTGGGTGTTGTGATTTTTATCTCTTGTTGTCCGTAAACATTAAAGTTTAGAAACAGAAACATAAAAAGTATAACCTTAGCCATAACTTAAATTTTTTTAGAACTATATTTTTACAATCACTGACATTTAACTTTGGAAAGACTGATTTAGTATATGAAATATAGAAAATTAACATAAATTTGTAATGGTAAAATTATTCTATGCAAAAATATTTTCAGGAGATACTGATTTTTCAGGCAATTGTCTGGCTGGTTTTTTGGTTTTTGAATGCTTATATTGCTCATCTGATGACTATAGTGATGGTCCCTATTTTGATTTCCATTCTCGTAATTTCTATGATTGCTGAAAAAATAGAAAAATCCAAAATCGGAAAGCATTATTTCTGGCTTATGACATTCAGTGCGTTAATACCCGGGCTGATTTACGTTATTGTTATGGCATCTCAGGGATGGAGTATGGAATGGTTACAAGATTAATTTAATTTTAACCCTGAATCGGATCATAATTTAAATAACCATTTTATAGACAGATTTATATTTTTCTGCTGATTTATCCCAAGAGAAATCCAAAGACATAGCCGCTTTTACTGTTTTATTTTTAAAAGTGGGGTTCAGATATACATCATAGGCACGACCTACACCATGCAACATTTGCTCAAAATCCATATCATCAAAAGTAAATCCTACACCACCTTCCAAAGAAACATCCTTTACACTATCTTTGAGTCCGCCCGTGGATCTCACTATCGGAAGTGTGCCGTATCGCATGGCGAACATTTGATTTAAGCCGCATGGTTCCACTCTGGAAGGCATCAGGAGAAAATCACAGGCTGCATAAATCTGGTGCGCCAATCCTTCATTATAAGATAACATACAGGCTACATGTTCCGGATGTCTGTACGAAACGGTTTGAATTGCATTTTCAATTGCTTTATCCCCGGTACCCAAAATTATAAAATTGACATTTCGGTGTCGTGAAAGCCAGGTATCTGCCAATCCTGCAATGAACTCAGCACCTTTCTCATGAACCAACCGACCTATAAATCCGTAAAGAGGTAGCTCCGGATTGAGTTTTGCCTTTTTACAAAGTGCCAGTTTATTTTCTCTTTTGAAAGCTATCTCATCTTTTTTGAGATTAACATCAAGCATCGGGTCGGTTTTTGGATCCCAAACCTCATTATCTATTCCATTTAAAATACCAATACATTTCGCATATTCCGTTCTGAATAATTGCTCCAACCCAAAGGAATTGTACATCAATTCATTCAGATAATTCTGAGATACTGTGGTTACAAAATTTGAACACCTTACGGCACAAGCAAGTGGATTGATGGTGTTATTCCAGTCTAAAAATCCTGTTTTCCAATTATCGTATTGAGGAAGTAAATTAGATTTGCTCCAGCTAAATGCACCCTGATACCTTTCATTGTGAATTGTAAAAACGGTCGGTATATGACTCAAGCCCTGAAATTCATAACAATATTTCATCATAAAAGGTATAAGTCCTGTGTGGTGGTCGTGGCAATGTATAATATCTGCCGGGACTTTACTGTCTCTCATCCAGATCAAAAAAGCTCTTTGAAAAGCGAGATTTCTTTCTATTTCATCGCCAAAATAATTGCCGTTCTTACCTGCATAGACACCAAATCTATCAAATTTGCCTGGAATATTTATAGTATAAAATGGAAAACCCAATACATCATCTATATAATATCGAACTTCAAAATACAGATATTCACTCCCTAAATGAAAATTTCCTTGAAATGCAATTTTGTATAACTTGTTTTCAAACCACGGCATATCATAACCCGGCATTACGACGGAAGCTTCGACGCCAGCTTTTCTAAGATACTTCGGTAATGATCCTACAACATCAGCTAATCCACCGACTTTGGCAACCGGATAGCATTCAGCGCTTGTGAAAAATACTTTCATTTATATTGGTTTAGAGTGTAA
The genomic region above belongs to Saprospiraceae bacterium and contains:
- a CDS encoding DUF2911 domain-containing protein, which gives rise to MKNISILFCLVIFSLSSLNMSAQIKTPAASPLAKGEYSAGLTTVNLEYSRPSMNGRKIFGDLVPYNTMWRTGANKNSMITFSDDVKIGDSEVKKGSYAIFAKPGAASWEVYFYSDTENWGTPENWDDAKVAAKVMVTPTKLANSIETFTINVGHLTNDYFHLEMMWENTNVAIKVEVPTDKKVSANIAQVMGGPTSGDYYNAARYYREAKKDLNQSLAWMNKSIEMGNEKFWVLRQKSLIQADLGDFKGAIETANKSLAMSKEAGNADYIKMNEDSIKQWSMKSKK
- a CDS encoding PKD domain-containing protein, producing the protein MRITRIFIAVLFFSTGYLTSQSIIEYQALEEQFSDYEVLNINSAMIYNQIKSADRNNEYTLDLGNGRVWNLYLENSGVLGPDYVTSIATENGVEHTRGFSALPMKGYVIGRPESKVSLTFNHNFIYGYIMAGNEYYNIEPVSHFVQNAKADEYVLYSAKDIRPGLEKKCGYEEVRSETEKIKRSHQSSGERMPGGCYLILYSTASDFSMFTQYGGAVGVQNHNIGVLNNVQGNYDNEFADEIQFQMQQQWISSCSTCDPWTTSTDPNTLLFSFRSWALGGGLNQTHNLASLWTRRNLNDNVVGIAFGQGVLCSSFRYNVLQDFTSNANFKRVLMAHEVGHNFSAEHDGVGSGFIMAPAVNNTTTWSSLSINAIQSEYLSASCLSTCTPVSAPLANFTYNVISQCIPGQVQYTDASTGASTRLWSFPGGTPSTSTLANPLVTYNVLGTFGATLTISGPGGSNTKTVNNIITTSPGPFAEFFYSTNLTNRTVFFNYSGAGAQSYLWNFGDGATSTLPFPSHTYIADGTYTVTLTITGSCGIATSTQQVVVLTYPTADFTATPTTVCQESAVQFQSTSSSNAVTFQWNFPGGNPASSIFDNPQVTYLNHGIFNVALTVTNQAGSNTKTVPSFITVNPLPVPDFSYTINGGTVTFENLSLHSNNYTWNFGDNTTSTDLNPSHTYQTGGIYYVELISSNGCGIRSVTYEISISLAPHASFVISGNNQICEGGTVQYQSTTNNSPSTIQWIFEGGTPATSTIANPNVIYAVSGNYNVTLIASNNFGSDTLFLENYVEVSSIPSVAFTSLIDEYTVQFTSQVLNGADLQWNFGDGLQGQGMNPSHIYTSEGQYLVELTSTNYCGENSFSALINVFVIPDVSFSASNTEICLPSLVQFNSQVPASVTSWLWTFEGGTPAVSNAQNPSVIYSSAGSYPVTLTVTNPAGQNTSVIDNYIVVNDIPSTGISATTDGNIIQLSNTGTGSIQTDWFIIYGDQQVELTGNSVQFFAPQNGLYQITQTNTNECGASTTSLTQPVVISVYPIALFQSDLTEICAGNEISYISTSTNADSYFWQFEGGNPATSTEETPVVQYTQAGNYNVVLQVFNEFGSSEYSFLNSINVNTIPAAQFATTQNANTVAVQNNTSGADSYLWDFGDGFISSELNPSHQYQEEGTFTITLEAENECGESVFSQEVMVDLRLPVVLIQQSVSSGCGPMEVAFSDMSTNEPTQWSWTFEGGTPNISNEQNPIVVYEVPGEYNVTLVVTNDYGNGTIAMNDAVKVYGFPVASFDYTIEEGAVNFQYIGTEVNNYLWNFGDPNATPESSYSAMKNPVHTYTKSGIYIVQLIVANPCGSDTISQQVDIIFSSTYDQNISGNIIIYPNPNSGSFNVSLQGITDQEVELSISDISGRQLNKEKFKVEQGGYVRNINCNDYLAGTYLVKCTTSTGVIIRKMIIQK
- a CDS encoding glycogen synthase, translated to MKVFFTSAECYPVAKVGGLADVVGSLPKYLRKAGVEASVVMPGYDMPWFENKLYKIAFQGNFHLGSEYLYFEVRYYIDDVLGFPFYTINIPGKFDRFGVYAGKNGNYFGDEIERNLAFQRAFLIWMRDSKVPADIIHCHDHHTGLIPFMMKYCYEFQGLSHIPTVFTIHNERYQGAFSWSKSNLLPQYDNWKTGFLDWNNTINPLACAVRCSNFVTTVSQNYLNELMYNSFGLEQLFRTEYAKCIGILNGIDNEVWDPKTDPMLDVNLKKDEIAFKRENKLALCKKAKLNPELPLYGFIGRLVHEKGAEFIAGLADTWLSRHRNVNFIILGTGDKAIENAIQTVSYRHPEHVACMLSYNEGLAHQIYAACDFLLMPSRVEPCGLNQMFAMRYGTLPIVRSTGGLKDSVKDVSLEGGVGFTFDDMDFEQMLHGVGRAYDVYLNPTFKNKTVKAAMSLDFSWDKSAEKYKSVYKMVI